The following coding sequences are from one uncultured Bacteroides sp. window:
- a CDS encoding BF2992 family fimbrillin-A clan protein, with product MLHKTYLLFVIAVIAALISCSDEESKGWTGGEAVHFSLAGIAGNVSGYTRTSLQEGATVRVLVYKRAGSTADLASDVYVTENTYVAASDGILSACVTDDDGKKISDAGTEMRLLVGTYDFYAITPALKVNSGALTISEGTDYATSLTGAVAVGNSSVQTVALTQLERKCVKLTFNIDRGATSVKSVIIDELKLENLSTSPTSETSIASDLPISTDKNGIRTFTASDFTADAIDAWKASTSAIVLPKSAGSLQLTLTARFNGHSLARTMTTTFPNIAFEKGKEYTFLLKLYGDQIVLNLVSQGTWNNPVSLNTELGLPTSNCYMLPSGSSVNIPVSRANESTLAIDDATLSANGTYTQISSTTNWKTSVLWESVSGLVTLSNSTGTGPAGYFTVTANSPAGDSGGNAVIAIKNSSDSILWSWHIWVTNYDPNTGATNLITNGFRDYVFMDRNLGATSIVKGDIGTVGLLYQWGRKDPFPNSSDWTETEPTLYGEVTSVQASTTPGITQSIRHPITSINQVDTWLDTSNIYLWNTQEGKKTVYDPCPQGWRVPPSYFSGNFTFAPWRYLLIYNYDFFYSDDPYNYGGTYELYGYSFTKDGNSIGFYPSTGIRKRSGKLAATGSAGYYWIATPKGHDGYYFAFTEGAGGPGASIDQSYLYAVRCVKE from the coding sequence ATGCTACATAAAACATATCTTTTGTTTGTTATTGCGGTTATAGCCGCACTAATATCTTGTTCAGATGAAGAATCAAAGGGATGGACGGGTGGAGAAGCTGTGCATTTTTCTTTGGCAGGTATAGCGGGAAACGTTTCCGGCTATACTCGGACGTCTTTACAAGAAGGTGCAACTGTACGAGTATTAGTCTACAAAAGAGCTGGAAGTACAGCTGATCTCGCATCGGATGTGTATGTGACAGAAAATACTTATGTTGCGGCTTCTGATGGGATATTAAGCGCTTGCGTAACTGATGATGACGGAAAGAAGATTTCTGATGCGGGTACGGAGATGCGTCTGCTTGTGGGTACTTATGATTTTTATGCAATCACTCCCGCACTTAAAGTGAATAGTGGGGCATTAACTATTTCAGAGGGAACTGATTATGCTACTTCTTTAACCGGAGCGGTAGCTGTGGGAAATTCTTCTGTTCAAACAGTGGCACTTACTCAATTGGAGAGGAAATGTGTTAAATTGACTTTTAATATAGACCGAGGAGCCACTTCTGTTAAGAGTGTGATTATCGATGAATTGAAACTGGAAAACTTGTCTACTAGCCCAACATCGGAGACTTCTATAGCTTCAGATCTGCCTATTAGTACAGATAAAAATGGAATACGAACTTTTACTGCTTCGGATTTTACTGCGGACGCTATTGACGCATGGAAAGCATCGACTTCTGCAATTGTATTGCCCAAGAGTGCTGGCTCACTCCAATTAACGCTAACAGCCCGTTTCAATGGTCATTCTCTTGCCCGTACAATGACAACTACTTTTCCAAATATTGCATTTGAAAAAGGAAAAGAGTATACCTTTTTGTTGAAATTATATGGAGATCAGATTGTTTTAAATTTAGTTTCGCAGGGTACTTGGAATAATCCTGTCAGTCTGAATACAGAATTAGGTCTGCCAACTTCTAATTGCTATATGCTTCCTTCCGGAAGTTCGGTTAATATTCCTGTATCTCGGGCAAATGAAAGTACCCTTGCGATAGATGATGCTACATTAAGCGCTAATGGCACCTATACACAGATCTCTTCTACCACGAATTGGAAGACCAGTGTGTTGTGGGAGAGTGTTTCCGGATTAGTCACTCTTAGCAACAGTACCGGCACAGGACCGGCCGGTTATTTTACAGTGACTGCTAATAGCCCTGCCGGGGATAGTGGCGGTAACGCTGTTATTGCTATCAAAAATAGTTCAGATTCTATACTGTGGTCCTGGCATATTTGGGTGACGAATTATGATCCGAATACAGGAGCTACAAATTTGATAACGAATGGATTTCGTGATTATGTGTTCATGGATAGGAATCTGGGGGCTACTTCTATTGTAAAAGGAGATATAGGAACCGTTGGATTATTATATCAATGGGGGCGTAAAGACCCTTTCCCAAATAGTAGCGATTGGACAGAGACGGAACCGACTCTTTATGGAGAAGTTACAAGTGTTCAGGCTTCCACCACGCCGGGTATTACACAATCTATTCGCCATCCGATCACTTCTATTAATCAAGTGGATACTTGGTTGGATACTAGTAATATATATTTATGGAATACTCAGGAAGGTAAGAAAACGGTCTATGATCCTTGTCCTCAAGGGTGGCGTGTTCCTCCTTCTTATTTTAGCGGTAATTTTACATTTGCTCCTTGGAGATATTTGTTAATATATAACTATGATTTTTTCTATTCCGACGATCCTTACAATTATGGCGGGACATATGAACTTTATGGTTATTCTTTTACTAAAGATGGGAATAGTATTGGTTTCTATCCGAGTACAGGTATACGTAAGAGGAGTGGTAAACTGGCTGCAACAGGTTCGGCAGGCTATTATTGGATTGCCACTCCTAAAGGTCATGATGGCTATTACTTTGCGTTTACGGAAGGTGCCGGTGGTCCAGGAGCTTCAATTGATCAAAGTTATCTTTATGCTGTCCGTTGTGTTAAAGAATAG
- a CDS encoding fimbrillin family protein: MKKVTLFSLSLLLLAACSSDNEPQSGTNTTDPVEIKLNSGIETVTRSDGPISNTLGDDLPISIARIDATSAPTTYPDYKALLATSVHNARINKTGNAVNFRNTNDDANKSLYYLTNGYNTKLIAWYPRGTFAAGDGTNAANVTFSISDGQTDVMLSAEVAGKKSSTINSINLSHLLTQIQVKAYAFDAAAVDKWGKLTAAVKIKNQSTTCKVTLPGTQSSEIVFSGTQDTSLSNTFATATALPTSSESAIDCGYAMIAPITTSSVMTLEVTTEFGQTVEVPLTAQTYARSQVYVVTLIFKTTTVSPTVAIGAWDTDTTPITGDVN; the protein is encoded by the coding sequence ATGAAAAAAGTGACTTTATTCTCATTGTCCTTACTGCTCTTGGCAGCTTGCTCTTCGGACAATGAACCGCAAAGCGGGACAAATACAACCGATCCGGTGGAAATTAAACTCAATAGTGGTATAGAAACAGTAACTCGTTCAGATGGGCCAATCAGCAATACATTAGGCGATGATTTACCTATCAGTATAGCTCGTATCGATGCTACTAGTGCACCAACTACTTATCCGGATTACAAAGCATTATTAGCTACTTCTGTGCATAATGCAAGAATTAATAAGACCGGTAATGCTGTCAACTTTCGTAATACAAATGATGATGCGAATAAGAGCCTATACTATTTAACCAATGGATATAATACTAAGTTGATAGCTTGGTATCCCAGGGGAACTTTTGCTGCGGGAGATGGGACTAATGCTGCCAATGTTACATTTTCTATCAGTGATGGACAGACCGACGTGATGCTCAGTGCTGAGGTGGCAGGAAAGAAAAGCTCCACGATTAATTCTATTAATCTTTCTCATCTATTGACACAGATTCAGGTTAAGGCTTATGCTTTTGATGCAGCAGCAGTGGATAAATGGGGTAAACTTACCGCAGCTGTGAAGATTAAAAACCAATCAACGACTTGTAAAGTGACATTACCTGGAACACAAAGTTCGGAAATTGTTTTCTCAGGTACACAAGATACCTCTTTATCCAATACTTTTGCCACTGCCACAGCCTTACCGACCTCATCTGAATCAGCTATTGATTGTGGATATGCCATGATAGCTCCTATCACTACTAGTTCTGTAATGACCCTTGAAGTTACTACAGAGTTCGGACAGACCGTAGAAGTACCTTTAACGGCTCAAACTTATGCTCGCAGTCAGGTATATGTTGTTACTTTAATCTTTAAGACTACTACTGTTTCACCAACAGTGGCTATTGGTGCTTGGGATACTGATACTACTCCTATTACTGGAGATGTAAATTAA
- a CDS encoding FimB/Mfa2 family fimbrial subunit, which produces MKTKPIHINSILPEGIVLLACLICIALLPSGCVREDVNGCVQYSLSVKVVDTEGNDITTSGTVTSVKLYLFDQKGFVRIIPEGTSTDFLLGEEYGKSVTLVAWGNLKMDSLQLSGLTVGTSLKDARVQLLQRVNGNNLPSTDLFYSRVEFSGNEDATTRGMNESTATLVLERMSAAVSIKTYSLSDYFGQAQQGEAYRIVVRGAGNALNFLGNPTGGDAGYEPDIQTSSLGDLYAPAFRVFPTESNAALSIDLYKGEEKIFTTSTDDQGDPLQAPAGKQIDVNIDFSHARVKVSVKISDWDQVGQDTQM; this is translated from the coding sequence TTGAAAACCAAACCAATACATATAAACTCTATTTTGCCAGAAGGGATTGTGCTTTTAGCCTGTCTTATCTGCATTGCTCTGCTTCCAAGCGGGTGTGTGCGAGAGGATGTAAACGGTTGTGTGCAATACAGCCTCTCGGTCAAGGTGGTGGATACGGAAGGCAATGACATCACCACTTCGGGAACAGTAACTTCGGTAAAGCTTTACCTGTTCGATCAAAAGGGTTTTGTGCGAATCATTCCTGAGGGCACTTCCACCGATTTTCTTTTGGGTGAGGAGTATGGAAAGAGTGTGACCCTGGTAGCCTGGGGGAATCTCAAAATGGACAGTTTGCAGCTCTCCGGACTCACTGTGGGCACCTCTCTTAAAGATGCCCGGGTACAGTTACTTCAACGGGTGAACGGTAACAACCTGCCCTCTACGGATCTATTTTACAGTCGTGTAGAGTTCTCCGGAAACGAGGATGCTACCACCAGGGGGATGAACGAGAGTACTGCTACGCTGGTGTTGGAACGCATGTCGGCAGCTGTAAGCATCAAGACCTATTCTTTGAGCGACTATTTCGGTCAGGCTCAGCAGGGAGAAGCTTATCGGATTGTGGTTCGCGGAGCGGGCAATGCCCTTAATTTTCTAGGTAACCCCACCGGAGGGGATGCGGGTTATGAACCGGATATTCAAACCTCTTCTCTGGGAGACCTTTATGCTCCTGCTTTCAGAGTCTTTCCCACCGAATCGAACGCTGCTTTGTCTATCGACCTGTATAAGGGAGAAGAGAAGATTTTTACCACTTCCACTGATGATCAGGGGGACCCCTTGCAGGCTCCGGCAGGAAAACAGATTGATGTGAACATCGACTTTAGTCATGCGAGAGTCAAAGTCTCGGTTAAAATATCCGATTGGGATCAGGTTGGTCAGGATACGCAAATGTAA
- a CDS encoding fimbrial protein, producing MKTNDITNRKASTMPEMREKQQLKSSSFIQKRRNRYFQTLPFLFVLTLCSLLWSCSSDKSELGTVTDKTASLKLTLEGSSEAKTAGVSAQTRASGSTLPTAEDNIKTLAVGVFNADGSVNTIAEPSISGSTISTINCTEGTCDVVVVANAPSGTFAGAATKEAFLARTVSLGVTALSGVQSSDNLPMSGQTTGVVLQPGITTNASVTLSRLVARVSVSNIKTAFDAGGQYNNATFKTDKIFLYNASGVSKVATGDATTTMPTSPAWLNGGTVSAGTWTTGTDYLLDELSTPSASVTTPHWFYTFANNSTTNPTKLVISGLFDTDGSGTTYSEKRVYYPIVVNKAQTGTNIEGTGGGTSTIARNRDYAITATIKGIGADSPDEDIEPVSMQLSVSVDEWELTFLQDVIIY from the coding sequence ATGAAAACAAATGATATAACAAACAGGAAAGCAAGTACTATGCCAGAGATGAGAGAGAAGCAGCAACTAAAATCTTCGTCTTTTATTCAGAAAAGAAGAAACAGATATTTTCAGACTCTACCGTTCTTATTTGTGCTTACTCTCTGTTCATTGCTTTGGTCTTGTTCGTCAGATAAAAGTGAACTTGGCACTGTAACTGATAAGACAGCCTCTTTGAAATTAACCCTCGAAGGCAGTTCAGAAGCAAAAACTGCAGGTGTGTCTGCACAAACAAGAGCTTCGGGTAGCACTTTACCTACGGCGGAGGATAATATAAAGACACTTGCCGTAGGGGTTTTCAATGCTGACGGTAGTGTGAATACCATTGCCGAACCTAGCATTTCCGGCAGCACAATCTCGACTATTAATTGCACTGAAGGCACGTGTGATGTTGTTGTGGTAGCCAATGCTCCCTCAGGTACTTTTGCTGGAGCAGCCACCAAAGAGGCTTTTCTTGCCCGGACGGTATCTTTGGGAGTAACAGCCCTGAGTGGAGTACAGAGCTCGGATAACCTGCCCATGTCGGGACAAACCACTGGAGTGGTTTTACAACCGGGAATCACCACCAACGCTTCAGTCACCCTGAGCCGCTTAGTAGCGCGGGTCTCAGTATCAAACATCAAAACCGCTTTCGATGCAGGTGGTCAATATAACAATGCCACTTTCAAGACCGACAAGATATTCCTATATAATGCTTCCGGTGTTTCTAAAGTGGCTACAGGAGATGCTACTACTACCATGCCAACCTCTCCTGCATGGCTTAATGGCGGAACAGTGAGCGCAGGAACATGGACGACCGGCACAGATTATCTGCTTGATGAGCTTTCCACACCTTCGGCTTCGGTCACTACTCCTCACTGGTTCTATACCTTTGCCAACAACAGCACTACCAACCCTACAAAACTGGTAATCTCGGGACTTTTTGATACGGACGGCAGCGGGACGACTTACAGCGAAAAGCGGGTTTATTATCCCATTGTTGTAAATAAGGCACAAACGGGTACGAATATCGAAGGCACAGGAGGAGGTACTTCCACCATTGCCCGCAACAGGGATTATGCCATCACCGCTACGATCAAAGGTATCGGTGCCGATTCTCCCGATGAGGATATTGAGCCGGTAAGCATGCAGCTTTCTGTGAGCGTGGATGAATGGGAACTCACTTTCCTGCAGGATGTGATAATCTATTAA
- a CDS encoding DUF3868 domain-containing protein gives MKKSLIILFLLAQQMVVPAFAQEVYKGEISLTGKEVYVSEGNLHVRMNVNYEGLKLASNESLTLTPLLKSPEHSLELPSILVNGIQKQKVYHRQEVLAGKKYSKNNSRVNAPAVVVKNDPKSSRQFSYKVQIPYREWMKNAVLLMSSRECGCNGKPAREFEDKIADAITLPKARTSQIKENIDTRYLSLVNIVAPAAEDDTLSMLKGVISFDGDNQLDRLSTEKQNYEIYYRLREAVRGLQQQNGVSVTKLSLRGYGAPIGHLHKNEKQASLRALSLKDYLRENRVAGKTPIEVSWTAEDWDSIRSLVQSSDMNLREAVSDIINSVELTKGRERMLMELGDGLPYRYLQSNIFPKVKRLSYAISYTRKGVDTAQGRRLFETGSHSLSLSEFFAVAMSYPKGSTEYNDAMDLTARLFPESPQAAINAAAVALSKRDTKKAHAYLDKYATLPAAYNNLGILYLLEGNRDKAEIYLLMAAAAGVKEAQQALDELKKK, from the coding sequence ATGAAAAAGAGTCTTATAATATTGTTTTTGTTGGCGCAACAGATGGTTGTTCCGGCTTTTGCTCAGGAGGTGTACAAAGGAGAGATCTCCCTTACGGGTAAAGAGGTTTATGTTTCAGAAGGTAATCTTCATGTGCGTATGAATGTGAACTACGAAGGTTTGAAGCTTGCCTCCAATGAGTCATTAACCCTGACCCCCCTGTTAAAAAGCCCCGAACACTCTTTGGAACTTCCTTCCATTCTTGTCAACGGCATCCAAAAGCAAAAAGTGTATCACCGGCAAGAGGTTTTAGCCGGGAAAAAATATTCCAAGAATAATTCCCGTGTGAATGCTCCTGCCGTGGTGGTCAAGAATGATCCAAAAAGTAGCAGACAATTCTCTTACAAAGTTCAAATTCCTTATCGGGAATGGATGAAGAATGCGGTATTGCTTATGAGCAGTCGTGAGTGCGGCTGCAACGGTAAGCCTGCTCGTGAGTTTGAAGATAAAATTGCCGATGCCATCACCCTGCCTAAGGCTCGTACTTCCCAAATCAAAGAAAACATTGATACTCGCTACCTAAGCCTAGTGAATATCGTTGCCCCTGCCGCTGAAGACGATACCCTCTCTATGCTTAAAGGAGTGATCTCTTTTGATGGGGATAACCAACTGGACCGACTTTCTACCGAGAAACAGAATTATGAGATTTATTATCGTTTGCGTGAAGCGGTTCGTGGCTTGCAGCAACAAAACGGGGTGAGCGTGACCAAACTAAGCTTGAGAGGTTATGGTGCTCCAATAGGGCATTTGCACAAAAATGAGAAGCAGGCTTCTCTGCGCGCACTCTCACTCAAGGATTACTTGCGTGAAAATCGTGTGGCAGGCAAAACACCCATCGAGGTAAGTTGGACTGCGGAAGATTGGGATTCGATCCGTTCATTGGTGCAATCCTCTGACATGAACTTGCGTGAAGCGGTAAGCGACATCATCAACAGCGTTGAGCTGACCAAAGGCAGAGAGAGAATGTTGATGGAGCTTGGCGATGGGTTACCATATCGTTATTTGCAATCCAATATATTCCCCAAAGTTAAACGCCTGAGTTATGCGATCAGCTACACCCGTAAAGGAGTGGACACAGCTCAGGGTCGTCGTCTCTTCGAGACCGGTTCCCACTCTTTGAGTCTCTCGGAGTTCTTTGCTGTTGCAATGAGCTATCCTAAAGGTTCTACGGAGTACAACGATGCGATGGATCTGACCGCCCGTCTCTTCCCTGAGAGTCCGCAGGCGGCAATTAACGCTGCTGCTGTAGCTTTGAGCAAACGGGATACAAAGAAAGCTCATGCTTATCTGGATAAATATGCTACACTTCCTGCAGCTTACAATAACTTAGGTATTCTTTACCTGCTCGAAGGCAACCGTGACAAAGCAGAGATTTATTTGCTGATGGCGGCAGCAGCAGGAGTGAAAGAAGCGCAACAGGCATTGGATGAATTGAAAAAGAAATAA
- a CDS encoding DUF3575 domain-containing protein codes for MIKRITTLMLLCSFFGLTSTVWSQSLAVKSDLLSNAFFSPNVSFEQSLGGRFSVDVSLHYNPFGSKESLKRWKHWLVQPELRLWACHPFSGHFLGIHLLAGEYNIADTDLPAGLYKGTKSWRYEGSVMGAGLSYGYQWILSPRWGLEATFGLGYVRASYDRYRCAHCGEKLSSGHKNYLGPTKAAVSVVYMLW; via the coding sequence ATGATCAAACGAATAACAACACTCATGCTGCTATGCTCATTTTTTGGCTTGACTTCTACTGTTTGGAGTCAATCTCTGGCTGTGAAGAGCGACCTTCTTTCAAATGCGTTCTTTTCTCCCAATGTGAGTTTCGAGCAATCTTTGGGCGGTCGTTTTAGTGTGGATGTTTCGCTGCATTACAACCCCTTTGGTTCCAAAGAGAGTCTGAAACGTTGGAAGCATTGGCTGGTGCAACCCGAGTTGCGTTTATGGGCTTGTCATCCTTTTAGCGGGCATTTTTTGGGGATACATTTATTGGCGGGTGAGTATAACATTGCTGATACGGATCTTCCCGCCGGATTATATAAAGGCACGAAGAGTTGGCGTTATGAAGGTTCAGTGATGGGTGCAGGTCTCTCTTACGGTTACCAGTGGATACTCTCTCCTCGTTGGGGGTTGGAAGCCACTTTTGGATTGGGATACGTTCGGGCAAGTTATGACCGTTACCGTTGCGCTCATTGCGGAGAAAAGCTTAGCAGCGGTCATAAGAATTATTTAGGTCCTACCAAAGCAGCCGTTTCCGTAGTATACATGCTTTGGTAA
- a CDS encoding site-specific integrase, which translates to MEEDKYHWCKQKKQMEVLSIFVECLKSELLDSGRHATARSYESALKRLVSFTGNQKTTFTELTPFLLKQYEEHLYSQGCRRNTVSLYMRMLRSICNQASRRGITNLPGGLFEEVFTGTESCQKRAVNPEVIRKLCALDLASSSASLAFSRDMFLLSFYLRGIPFVDLAHLRKSDLQKNTLTYRRSKTGHELTVSLEPCAMNLFRKYAPLVKNSPYLLPIITQIGENEYGQYQSALRLYNYHLHQLSKKLGLKEHLTSYVARHSWATAAYREGIPVAVISESLGHSSEKVTYNYLASFDNRTLKRANKKVIALVLPTSREGHFSASDIPIRRGNGKWTKRLT; encoded by the coding sequence ATGGAAGAGGATAAATACCATTGGTGCAAGCAAAAAAAACAAATGGAAGTATTAAGCATTTTTGTTGAATGCCTGAAGAGTGAATTACTCGATTCAGGGCGTCATGCCACTGCTCGTTCTTATGAGAGCGCATTGAAGCGCTTGGTTTCATTTACCGGGAACCAGAAAACAACTTTTACCGAACTAACTCCGTTCCTACTTAAGCAGTATGAAGAACATCTTTATTCCCAGGGGTGCAGACGCAATACGGTTTCCTTGTACATGAGGATGCTGCGTTCTATCTGTAATCAGGCTTCTCGCAGAGGGATAACCAATTTGCCGGGGGGACTTTTTGAAGAGGTGTTTACCGGCACCGAGAGCTGTCAAAAGCGTGCCGTAAATCCGGAAGTTATTCGTAAGCTTTGCGCGTTGGATCTAGCTTCGTCCTCAGCTTCGCTTGCTTTCTCACGCGACATGTTCCTTCTTTCGTTTTATCTTCGTGGTATCCCTTTTGTGGACCTGGCTCATCTTCGCAAGAGCGATCTTCAAAAGAATACACTCACTTATCGGCGTAGTAAAACGGGACACGAACTAACCGTAAGCCTGGAGCCTTGTGCGATGAATCTTTTTCGCAAATATGCTCCTTTAGTTAAGAACTCTCCTTACCTGCTACCCATTATCACCCAGATTGGAGAAAATGAGTACGGGCAGTACCAAAGCGCCTTACGGCTCTACAACTATCATCTGCATCAGCTTTCTAAGAAGTTGGGGCTAAAAGAGCATCTTACTTCTTACGTTGCCCGCCATTCTTGGGCCACAGCTGCTTATCGGGAAGGAATCCCTGTTGCCGTTATCAGTGAATCTTTAGGCCACAGCTCTGAGAAAGTAACCTATAACTATCTCGCTTCTTTTGACAATCGTACACTCAAGCGAGCTAATAAAAAAGTGATTGCTCTGGTTCTGCCAACAAGCAGAGAGGGTCATTTTTCAGCCTCAGACATTCCTATTCGGCGGGGAAATGGTAAATGGACAAAGAGATTGACCTGA
- a CDS encoding LysE family transporter, whose protein sequence is MFQIEVTILDLLIKGFIVGIVVSAPLGPVGVLCIQRTLNKGRWYGFVTGLGASLSDITYALFTGYGMSFIFDFINTNIFYLQLLGSVMLLAFGFYTFRSNPVQSIRPASSSKGTYLHNFVTAFVVTLSNPLIIFLFIGLFARFAFVIPGIPVFEEIVGYLAIVLGALTWWLGLTFFVSKVRSRFNLRGIWLINRIIGVVVMVVSLFGFIFTLLGASFY, encoded by the coding sequence ATGTTTCAAATAGAAGTTACTATATTAGATCTGTTGATAAAGGGTTTCATTGTAGGTATTGTGGTCTCTGCGCCATTGGGTCCTGTTGGTGTACTCTGTATTCAACGCACCTTGAATAAAGGCCGTTGGTATGGCTTTGTAACCGGACTTGGTGCATCATTGAGTGATATTACCTACGCCTTGTTTACTGGTTACGGGATGAGTTTTATTTTTGATTTTATCAATACCAATATTTTCTATTTGCAGCTATTGGGTAGTGTGATGTTGCTTGCTTTTGGCTTTTATACCTTTCGCAGCAATCCGGTCCAATCTATTCGTCCAGCCTCATCAAGTAAAGGAACTTATCTCCATAATTTTGTAACGGCTTTTGTTGTTACATTATCTAATCCATTAATTATCTTTTTATTTATTGGTTTATTTGCCCGCTTTGCTTTTGTAATACCGGGTATTCCTGTTTTTGAGGAAATTGTCGGCTATCTTGCTATTGTGTTAGGTGCGCTAACGTGGTGGCTAGGCTTGACATTCTTTGTCAGTAAAGTTCGTAGCCGTTTTAATCTTCGTGGTATCTGGTTGATAAACAGAATAATAGGGGTTGTTGTAATGGTGGTATCGTTATTTGGTTTCATTTTTACTCTCTTGGGGGCTTCATTTTATTAG
- a CDS encoding DUF4924 family protein, whose translation MKIAQQLKDKNIAEYLIYMWQVEDMIRANGCDIDQMERNVLAAYPCSEEEKGPLKQWYSDLINMMREEGVSEKGHLRINHNVIINLTDLHSQLLSSSQFPFYSSAYFKALPYIVELRAKNNKKEEPELETCFEALYGVMLLRLQKKAVSEGTEKAVKTIASLLSMLANYYDKNKKGELKLE comes from the coding sequence ATGAAGATAGCTCAACAACTGAAAGACAAGAATATAGCTGAATATTTAATCTATATGTGGCAGGTGGAGGATATGATACGAGCTAATGGCTGTGACATTGATCAGATGGAACGTAATGTTCTTGCCGCTTATCCCTGCTCTGAAGAGGAAAAAGGGCCTTTAAAACAGTGGTATTCCGATCTCATTAATATGATGCGTGAAGAAGGTGTAAGCGAGAAAGGGCACTTAAGAATCAATCATAATGTGATTATTAACCTGACTGACTTACATTCTCAATTATTAAGTTCATCTCAATTTCCTTTTTATAGTAGTGCTTATTTTAAGGCATTGCCTTATATTGTGGAACTTCGGGCTAAGAATAATAAAAAGGAGGAACCTGAATTGGAGACTTGCTTTGAGGCATTATATGGTGTTATGCTTCTGAGACTTCAAAAGAAGGCCGTAAGTGAGGGTACTGAAAAGGCTGTGAAAACAATAGCAAGCCTACTCTCTATGTTGGCCAACTATTATGATAAGAATAAAAAAGGGGAATTAAAATTGGAATAA
- the rfbD gene encoding dTDP-4-dehydrorhamnose reductase codes for MNILITGANGQLGNEMRLLALDNVQYTYFFTDVQELDICNQQAVDAYVAEKEIDLIVNCAAYTAVDAAEDNKELCDTLNHIAPGYLAMAAQSRKAAMIQVSTDYVFDGTNYTPYTEEEPTCPVSTYGKTKLAGEELVLASCEKTVVIRTAWLYSTYGNNFVKTMMRLGRERESLGVIFDQVGTPTYARDLAVAIFSIINKGVVRGIYHFSNEGVCSWYDFTLAIHRIAGIDNCRVRPLHTADYPTKAARPHYSVLDKTKIKDTFEIEIPHWEETLKHCVKTLLSVSSE; via the coding sequence ATGAATATACTTATTACCGGAGCTAACGGGCAATTGGGTAATGAAATGCGACTGCTAGCGCTTGATAATGTGCAATATACTTATTTTTTTACTGATGTACAGGAATTAGATATCTGTAATCAGCAAGCTGTTGATGCGTATGTTGCAGAGAAAGAAATTGACCTGATTGTGAACTGTGCGGCTTATACAGCCGTTGATGCTGCTGAGGATAATAAGGAACTTTGCGATACACTGAACCATATTGCTCCTGGTTATCTGGCTATGGCGGCGCAGAGCAGAAAAGCAGCAATGATACAGGTTTCTACTGATTACGTGTTTGACGGTACGAATTACACTCCTTATACCGAAGAAGAACCTACTTGTCCGGTTTCTACTTATGGTAAAACTAAATTGGCAGGTGAGGAACTTGTGCTTGCTAGTTGTGAAAAAACAGTCGTGATTCGCACAGCTTGGCTGTACTCCACTTATGGGAATAATTTTGTGAAGACGATGATGCGTTTGGGACGTGAGCGCGAAAGTTTGGGGGTTATTTTTGATCAGGTAGGGACGCCTACTTATGCACGTGACTTGGCTGTAGCGATTTTTTCCATTATTAATAAAGGAGTTGTGCGGGGTATTTATCATTTCAGCAATGAAGGTGTTTGTTCATGGTATGATTTTACCCTGGCTATCCACCGTATCGCAGGTATTGATAATTGTAGAGTGCGTCCGTTACATACTGCTGATTACCCTACAAAGGCGGCACGTCCTCATTATTCTGTGCTTGATAAAACAAAGATAAAAGATACGTTTGAAATTGAGATTCCTCATTGGGAAGAGACTCTGAAACATTGCGTGAAGACTCTTCTTTCCGTTTCGAGTGAATGA